GAAGCAGGACGCCTTCGTGAAGAAGGAAAAGAGTACGTTGTTCAAGATGGGGACATCATGGAGTTCCGCTTTAACGTCTAATAGAAAATTAGGTTGGAAAGTATTTTCCAGCCTTTTGGTATGTAAGGAGAAAAAATGACACGATTGATCATCGGTTTGGGAAATCCCGGAGACCGTTATTTTGAAACAAAACATAACGTTGGTTTTATGTTGCTGGATAAGATTGCCAAACGTGAAAATGTGACCTTTAGTCACGATAAGATTTTCCAAGCAGACATTGCCACAACCTTTATTGATGGTGAAAAAATTTACCTGGTTAAACCAACGACTTTCATGAATGAATCAGGTAAGGCTGTCCATGCCTTGATGGCCTATTATGGATTGGATGAGACCGATATTCTGGTGGCTTATGATGATTTGGACATGGCAGTTGGGAAAATCCGTTTCCGTCAAAAAGGATCAGCGGGAGGCCACAATGGGATAAAATCCATTGTCAAGCATATTGGAACGCAGGAATTTGACCGTATTAAGATTGGTATAGGTCGTCCAAAAGGAAAAATGAGCGTTGTAAACCATGTCTTGTCTGGCTTTGATACAGAGGATCGTATTGAGATTGATTTGGCCTTAGATAAACTTGACAAGGCTGTCAATGTATATCTAGAAGAAGATGACTTTGATACCATTATGAGAAAGTTTAACGGATAATGAATATACTCGATTTACTTCATAAGAACAAGCAAATCAATCAATGGCAGTCAGGATTGAATAAATCAACTCGTCAGTTACTTTTAGGATTATCCGGAACTAGTAAGTCATTGGTAATGGCGACAGCCTATGATAGTCTGGCTGAGAAAATAATGATTGTGACTGCTACTCAAAATGAAGCAGAGAAATTAGTTGCAGATTTAACAGCCATAATTGGAAATGAGCACATTTACAACTTCTTTACAGATGATAGTCCAATTGCGGAATTTGTCTTTGCATCAAAAGAACGAACTCAATCAAGAATTGACAGTTTAAACTTTTTAACAGATGCTACTAGTTCAGGTATCCTAGTTGCCAGTATAGCTGCCTGTCGGATATTGTTGCCAAATCCAGAGGTTTTTAAAGCTTCTAACATCCGACTGGAAGTTGGTAAAGAAATAGAAGTTGACAATCTTGTAAAGAAACTTGTCAATATCGGATATAAAAAGGTAGCTCGTGTCTTAACTCAGGGAGAATTTAGCCAACGAGGTGATATTCTAGATATTTTTGACATGCAAGCAGAAGCTCCTTATCGAATGGAATTTTTTGGAGATGAGATTGATGGTATTCGTATCTTTGATGTTGACAGTCAAAAATCCTTAGAAAATCTTGAAAGTATATCCATCTCTCCAGCTTCCGACATTATTTTGTCTTCGGAAGACTATAGCAGAGCTAGCCGATACATTCAGACAGCTATTGACCAATCGACCCTAGAGGAGCAAGAATCTTACTTACGAGAAGTTTTAGCGGACATGCAGACGGAGTACCGGCATCCAGATTTGCGTAAATTCTTGTCCTGTTTGTATGAACAAACCTGGACCTTGTTGGATTATTTGCCAAAGGGTTCTCCCTTATTTTTGGATGATTTTCATAAAATTTCCGATAAGCAGGCTCAGTTTGAAAAAGAAATTGCAGACTTGTTGACAGATGATTTACATAAGGGTAAATCAGTGTCAAGTTTGAATTATTTTGCCTCAACTTACGCTGAATTGAGAAAATACAAACCAGCTACCTTCTTTTCAAGTTTTCAAAAGGGGTTAGGAAATGTAAAATTCGATGCTCTTTACCAATTTACCCAGCATCCTATGCAGGAATTTTTCCATCAAATTCCTCTATTGAAAGAAGAACTAGCTCGGTATAGAAAATCAAAACATACAGTCATTATTCAAGCAAGTTCTGAAGTAAGTTTACAAACTTTACAGAAATCTTTACAGGAGTATGACATCCAACTCCCTACCTATACTCCAGATAAATTAGTAGAAGGTCAGCAACAATTGACTACTGGTCAGTTAGCTTCAGGTTTTCATTTGA
The nucleotide sequence above comes from Streptococcus sp. 29887. Encoded proteins:
- the pth gene encoding aminoacyl-tRNA hydrolase codes for the protein MTRLIIGLGNPGDRYFETKHNVGFMLLDKIAKRENVTFSHDKIFQADIATTFIDGEKIYLVKPTTFMNESGKAVHALMAYYGLDETDILVAYDDLDMAVGKIRFRQKGSAGGHNGIKSIVKHIGTQEFDRIKIGIGRPKGKMSVVNHVLSGFDTEDRIEIDLALDKLDKAVNVYLEEDDFDTIMRKFNG